In Nostoc sp. UHCC 0926, a single genomic region encodes these proteins:
- a CDS encoding RNA-guided endonuclease InsQ/TnpB family protein, which produces MLVFKFKAYGKSAQLCKINDAIRTAKFIRNSCIRLWMDVKGTGKNDLQKYCAVLAANFPFANELNSMARQASAERAWSSISRFYDNCKKGIPGLKGYPRFQKDCRSVEYKSTGWKLADNRKSITFTDKKGIGKLKLKGTRDLHFYQINQIKRVRLVKRADGVYVQFCIDVERSENIEPTGNTVGLDVGLKEYYTDSDGTMVENPKFLRIGEKVLKRSQRRVSRKIKGSKNRSKARQILGKRHLKISRQRKDHAVKLARCVVQSNDLIAYEDLRIKNMVKNHCLAKSINDASWYQFRVWIEYFGKVFKRVTVAVNPQYSSQECSSCGETVKKTLSTRTHVCQCGCVMDRDENAARNILSRGLGTVGHIGTSALDVGNTCGDETSTLVGANLQEQVMS; this is translated from the coding sequence ATGCTTGTTTTTAAGTTTAAAGCTTATGGGAAGTCAGCGCAATTATGCAAAATAAATGATGCAATTCGGACTGCAAAGTTTATTCGTAATAGCTGTATTCGGCTATGGATGGACGTTAAAGGCACAGGTAAAAATGATTTGCAAAAATATTGTGCTGTACTTGCGGCTAATTTTCCCTTTGCTAATGAACTTAATTCAATGGCTAGACAGGCTTCTGCTGAAAGAGCATGGTCTTCTATCTCTCGGTTTTATGACAACTGCAAGAAGGGTATTCCGGGTTTAAAGGGGTATCCTCGATTTCAGAAAGATTGTCGATCTGTTGAGTACAAATCGACTGGATGGAAGCTTGCAGATAATCGTAAATCAATAACTTTCACTGACAAAAAAGGTATTGGAAAGTTAAAACTCAAAGGTACTCGTGATTTGCACTTCTACCAAATTAACCAGATTAAACGGGTGAGGTTGGTGAAACGTGCGGATGGTGTGTATGTTCAATTTTGTATTGATGTAGAACGTTCCGAGAATATAGAACCGACTGGTAATACGGTTGGTTTAGACGTTGGACTTAAGGAATACTACACCGATTCAGATGGAACGATGGTTGAAAACCCAAAGTTCCTGCGTATTGGTGAAAAAGTTCTCAAGCGTTCACAACGTCGAGTTTCAAGAAAGATAAAAGGTTCAAAGAATAGAAGTAAGGCTAGACAAATTTTAGGTAAACGCCACCTCAAAATAAGTAGGCAACGTAAAGACCATGCTGTGAAATTAGCACGGTGCGTAGTTCAGTCTAACGACTTGATAGCCTATGAAGATTTGAGGATTAAGAATATGGTGAAAAATCACTGTTTAGCCAAGTCTATAAATGATGCATCTTGGTATCAGTTTCGTGTCTGGATTGAGTACTTTGGTAAAGTATTCAAGCGTGTCACGGTTGCGGTTAATCCGCAATATAGTAGCCAAGAATGCTCTAGCTGTGGTGAAACTGTTAAGAAAACTCTATCTACTCGAACCCACGTTTGTCAGTGTGGATGCGTAATGGATAGAGACGAAAACGCAGCTAGAAATATCCTTAGTCGAGGATTGGGTACGGTAGGGCATATCGGAACCTCTGCGCTAGACGTAGGCAACACTTGCGGAGATGAAACCTCTACTCTTGTTGGTGCAAACCTGCAAGAGCAAGTTATGTCTTAG
- a CDS encoding LacI family DNA-binding transcriptional regulator, with protein MNKRRISIEDIARRAGVSHSTVSRALRDNALISPKVREEIKQLAQEMNYVPNAIAQSLQNKRTNTIGVVVTSIADPFFAEVVEGIEKIARPAGLSVLLSASHRDFEQEIAAIDSFHRRRVDGILVADSRISKQHTKQLTQIAVPTVLINSQTEDQSEIFHSVAIDDRLGARLATEHLISLGHTAIGYLGVSDRSRSNQQRLEGYQMALAEAGLPQNTDWVAISDEYDQRTSDVTTGQQMLSKLLTAEVTGIFCYNDMVAVGALLTCQELGILVPRNLSLVGFDGIALGRYVTPALTTVSQPMLEIGGIAMQMLLDLLEEKTVENRVLSPFLVQRGSSARLSKTW; from the coding sequence ATGAATAAACGAAGAATTTCAATTGAAGATATTGCTCGGAGAGCAGGCGTTTCTCATTCCACAGTTTCACGCGCTTTGCGAGATAACGCTCTAATTAGCCCTAAGGTGCGAGAGGAAATTAAGCAACTGGCGCAGGAGATGAACTATGTGCCGAATGCTATTGCTCAAAGCTTGCAAAATAAACGCACTAATACCATTGGTGTAGTAGTAACTTCAATCGCAGATCCCTTTTTCGCGGAGGTAGTAGAGGGAATCGAGAAGATAGCCAGACCAGCAGGCTTGAGTGTTTTGTTAAGTGCTTCACACCGAGATTTTGAGCAGGAAATAGCAGCTATTGATAGTTTTCATCGCCGCCGAGTGGATGGGATATTAGTAGCCGACTCACGAATTAGTAAACAGCATACCAAACAATTAACACAAATTGCTGTGCCAACAGTTCTGATTAATAGCCAGACGGAAGATCAATCTGAAATATTTCACTCAGTGGCAATAGACGATCGCTTAGGTGCTAGATTAGCCACAGAGCATCTAATAAGTCTTGGACATACCGCTATTGGTTATCTGGGTGTAAGCGATCGCAGCAGGTCGAACCAGCAGCGCCTGGAAGGATATCAAATGGCTCTTGCTGAAGCTGGTCTACCACAAAATACTGATTGGGTTGCAATTAGTGATGAATATGATCAAAGAACAAGCGATGTTACTACTGGACAACAGATGCTATCTAAACTATTGACTGCTGAGGTAACAGGCATCTTTTGTTACAACGATATGGTAGCAGTTGGTGCTTTGTTAACCTGCCAAGAACTAGGTATTTTAGTACCGCGAAATTTAAGCCTGGTCGGATTTGATGGTATTGCTCTGGGTCGTTACGTTACGCCGGCACTCACAACAGTTAGTCAGCCAATGTTAGAAATTGGTGGCATAGCCATGCAAATGTTACTCGATTTATTAGAAGAAAAAACTGTGGAAAACCGCGTTTTATCTCCTTTTCTAGTACAGCGTGGTAGTAGTGCAAGATTGAGCAAGACCTGGTAA
- the ruvC gene encoding crossover junction endodeoxyribonuclease RuvC, whose product MEKRILGLDPGLAILGFGVITCTQIPNKVQETTVNMLDFGVIKTSADVEMGQRLCTLFDDLHTLMEEFQPDLVAIEKLFFYRMSSTILVAQARGVLILVLGQRRLPYVEFTPAQIKQALTGYGNADKLDVQEAVARELDLDEIPKPDDAADALAVALTAWFQV is encoded by the coding sequence ATGGAAAAACGAATTTTAGGATTAGATCCAGGACTGGCAATTTTAGGATTTGGGGTAATTACCTGCACACAAATTCCCAACAAAGTGCAAGAGACTACAGTAAATATGCTGGATTTTGGGGTAATCAAAACGTCAGCAGATGTAGAAATGGGACAGCGCCTATGTACCTTGTTTGATGATTTACATACCCTGATGGAGGAATTTCAACCAGATTTAGTGGCGATCGAGAAACTATTCTTCTATCGGATGTCAAGTACAATCCTAGTTGCACAGGCGCGGGGCGTACTCATTTTAGTGTTGGGCCAGCGTCGTCTTCCCTACGTAGAGTTTACTCCTGCTCAAATCAAGCAAGCTTTAACAGGCTATGGTAATGCTGATAAGTTAGATGTGCAAGAGGCGGTGGCGCGGGAGTTGGATTTAGATGAAATTCCCAAACCTGATGATGCTGCGGATGCTTTGGCAGTAGCATTGACTGCTTGGTTTCAGGTGTAA
- a CDS encoding FdhF/YdeP family oxidoreductase — MLPKPKKYWTPQHWASWKPFGIGEQYPNNYWEVFRAIWLSRDKLPYAWNILDKGVCDGCALGTTGMKDWTLDGIHLCNVRLRLLRMNTMPAFDPVLVADVSELKKQKSAQLRDLGRLPYPMIRQRGEKGFRRISWDEALGVISDRIRATKPDRLSFYITSRGTVNETYYATQKAVRAMGSNNVDNAARICHSPSTAGLKAALGAGATTCSYKDWIGTDLLVFIGSNVANNQPVTVKYLHNAKKAGTKIVVINTYREPGMERYWVPSIVESALFGTKFAEDFFLINMGGDIAFLNGTIKHIIANNWVDESFIDLYTDGFAELKASLESQSWEELERLSGTSREEMYAFAKMVKEANKAVFVWSMGITQHECGEDNVRSIINLALTKGFVGREGCGLMPIRGHSGVQGGAEMGCYATVFPGGKPITLENAAQLSQHWGFEVPASKGLIAPEMINAAHQGQLDVLFSVGGNFLEVLPEPDYVEAALKQIPLRVHMDIVLSSQMLVEPADTVVLLPATTRYEIPGGVTETNTERRVIFSPEIPGPRIGETRPEWEVFLELARRVQPDLADKLAFVDTAAIRQEIAQVVPQYAGIQHLQQAGDQFQYGGSHLCFGWNFPTPDGKAHFGVLLPRQRELPEGYFLLSTRRGKQFNSMVQERKDAITGAMREAVLMNAADAAQVGLKDSDRVILKNDLGELFCQVYIAPIQSGNLQVHWPEGNVLLDKSKRSREGVPDYNAIVRLEKI, encoded by the coding sequence ATGTTGCCGAAACCCAAGAAATATTGGACACCCCAGCACTGGGCAAGTTGGAAGCCTTTCGGGATTGGCGAACAGTACCCCAACAACTATTGGGAAGTTTTTCGGGCAATCTGGCTGTCTCGTGACAAACTACCCTATGCGTGGAATATTCTCGATAAAGGTGTCTGCGATGGTTGCGCTCTCGGAACAACCGGGATGAAAGATTGGACTTTAGATGGCATCCATCTGTGCAATGTCCGGTTGCGGTTGTTGCGAATGAATACTATGCCAGCTTTTGACCCTGTGCTAGTGGCGGATGTCTCGGAGTTAAAAAAGCAAAAAAGTGCCCAATTACGAGACTTGGGACGACTTCCTTACCCGATGATTCGTCAACGAGGAGAAAAAGGCTTTCGCCGTATTAGCTGGGATGAAGCTTTAGGGGTAATTAGCGATCGCATCCGCGCTACTAAACCAGACCGTCTCAGTTTCTATATTACCAGTCGCGGTACTGTCAACGAAACTTATTATGCCACCCAAAAAGCTGTGCGGGCAATGGGAAGCAATAATGTTGATAACGCTGCCCGCATTTGTCATTCTCCCAGCACGGCGGGACTGAAAGCTGCTCTGGGTGCAGGGGCTACCACCTGTTCTTATAAAGACTGGATTGGTACTGATTTATTAGTCTTCATTGGCTCCAACGTTGCCAATAATCAGCCTGTTACCGTCAAATATCTCCATAACGCCAAGAAAGCTGGCACAAAAATTGTAGTTATTAATACTTATCGTGAGCCAGGAATGGAGCGCTACTGGGTGCCCTCAATTGTGGAAAGTGCCCTTTTCGGTACAAAGTTTGCCGAAGACTTCTTCTTAATCAACATGGGCGGGGATATAGCATTTTTAAATGGCACAATTAAACATATAATTGCTAACAACTGGGTAGACGAGTCATTTATTGATTTGTACACAGATGGCTTTGCCGAACTCAAGGCATCGTTAGAGAGCCAATCTTGGGAAGAATTAGAGCGGCTTTCTGGTACATCCCGCGAGGAAATGTACGCCTTTGCCAAAATGGTCAAAGAGGCGAATAAAGCCGTATTTGTCTGGAGTATGGGGATTACCCAGCATGAATGCGGCGAAGATAACGTGCGAAGTATTATCAACTTAGCTCTGACGAAAGGTTTTGTCGGTCGGGAAGGCTGCGGTTTAATGCCAATTCGCGGTCACTCTGGGGTGCAGGGTGGTGCAGAGATGGGATGTTACGCGACAGTATTTCCTGGTGGTAAACCTATCACCCTAGAAAATGCTGCCCAATTGAGTCAGCATTGGGGCTTTGAAGTGCCAGCAAGTAAAGGTTTAATTGCTCCAGAAATGATTAACGCTGCCCATCAGGGGCAATTAGATGTATTGTTTTCTGTGGGCGGGAATTTCCTAGAAGTGCTGCCAGAACCAGATTATGTGGAAGCGGCGCTGAAGCAAATACCGTTGCGGGTACATATGGATATTGTTCTCTCCAGCCAAATGTTAGTGGAACCTGCTGATACTGTAGTGCTTTTACCTGCGACGACTCGCTACGAAATACCAGGGGGAGTAACAGAAACTAACACCGAACGCCGGGTAATTTTCAGTCCAGAAATTCCGGGGCCGCGCATTGGGGAAACGCGTCCAGAGTGGGAAGTGTTTTTAGAATTGGCAAGGCGCGTGCAACCAGATTTGGCAGATAAGCTGGCTTTTGTTGACACAGCTGCTATCCGTCAAGAAATTGCTCAAGTTGTCCCCCAATATGCCGGTATTCAACATTTACAGCAGGCTGGCGATCAGTTTCAGTATGGCGGGTCACATTTGTGCTTTGGTTGGAATTTTCCTACACCAGATGGGAAGGCACACTTTGGGGTATTATTGCCACGCCAAAGAGAATTACCAGAAGGTTATTTCTTATTATCAACGCGCCGAGGCAAACAATTTAATAGTATGGTGCAGGAACGCAAAGATGCAATTACTGGGGCAATGCGAGAAGCGGTGCTAATGAATGCTGCTGATGCGGCCCAGGTGGGTTTAAAAGATAGCGATCGCGTAATTCTTAAGAATGATTTAGGCGAGTTGTTCTGTCAAGTCTATATTGCGCCAATTCAGTCAGGAAACTTGCAAGTCCATTGGCCAGAAGGGAATGTGCTACTAGATAAAAGTAAGCGATCGCGTGAAGGAGTTCCTGATTATAATGCGATCGTGCGGTTGGAAAAAATTTGA
- a CDS encoding MFS transporter has protein sequence MFYSREDDTESIGMVRYRRFMFSIIYTQGSIMNSPEDNSQFERQRPVYLEINFQIICAVVLIAVIGVSSVTPAFPKLAKDLNINPKNLGLLITAFTLPSLILGPIIGVLADRWGRKIIIVPSLFLFGIAGTACAFARDFNLLLWLRLLQGIGAASLLSLSITLIGDFYTGDRRSTAMGYNASISSVGTSSYPIIGGALATMGWYYPFMLPILAIPLGFLVLFALKNPEPKGDRNLKEYLSNAVKVLKNRRLFGLFIASAANFVFLYGAYVTYLPQLINDTFKAPSTIIGLLLSSVSIAITITASQLGRLARRFPATNLISASYIFYALAMLIVPSVSNIWLLLIPSTIFGIGLGIGFPTIQTLLADLAPREYLATIISVNGTFYGLGQTLGPLLMGYAFGFGGISSVFYAATGFAVLIFFVFRYCTCM, from the coding sequence GTGTTTTACTCCAGAGAGGACGACACCGAAAGTATTGGGATGGTGCGTTATAGACGCTTCATGTTCTCGATTATTTATACACAGGGTAGTATCATGAATTCACCAGAAGATAACAGCCAATTTGAACGGCAGAGGCCAGTTTATCTAGAGATAAACTTTCAGATTATTTGTGCAGTTGTACTAATTGCTGTTATCGGCGTTTCTAGCGTAACTCCGGCTTTTCCAAAGTTAGCAAAAGACTTAAATATCAACCCGAAAAATTTGGGTTTATTGATTACAGCATTTACATTACCATCTCTGATTTTAGGGCCGATTATTGGTGTCCTTGCCGATAGATGGGGCAGAAAGATAATTATCGTTCCTTCACTGTTTTTATTTGGCATAGCTGGTACAGCTTGCGCCTTTGCTCGTGATTTTAATTTATTGCTATGGTTGCGTTTGCTGCAAGGAATTGGTGCTGCTTCTTTGCTTTCTCTCAGTATCACCTTAATCGGCGATTTCTATACAGGAGACAGACGTAGTACCGCAATGGGTTACAATGCCAGTATCAGCAGCGTTGGCACATCAAGTTATCCAATAATAGGTGGCGCATTAGCAACAATGGGCTGGTATTATCCCTTCATGCTACCCATCTTAGCGATTCCTCTTGGGTTTTTGGTATTATTTGCACTGAAAAATCCAGAACCAAAAGGCGATCGCAACCTCAAAGAGTATTTGAGCAATGCAGTAAAAGTTCTGAAAAATCGTCGGCTATTTGGACTTTTTATTGCCAGTGCTGCTAACTTCGTTTTCCTTTATGGCGCTTACGTTACTTATTTACCACAGCTAATTAACGATACCTTCAAAGCGCCGTCTACCATTATTGGATTACTACTTTCTAGTGTTTCTATAGCAATTACTATTACAGCTTCTCAATTAGGTAGATTAGCTAGAAGATTTCCCGCCACAAATTTAATTAGTGCATCTTATATTTTTTATGCTTTAGCTATGTTAATAGTTCCCTCTGTGTCAAATATCTGGTTATTATTAATTCCTAGTACAATTTTTGGCATTGGACTTGGCATTGGTTTTCCTACTATCCAAACACTGTTAGCAGATTTAGCACCAAGAGAATATTTGGCGACAATTATATCAGTAAACGGGACATTTTATGGATTAGGGCAAACATTAGGGCCATTGTTGATGGGCTATGCCTTTGGTTTTGGCGGAATTAGTAGCGTGTTTTATGCGGCGACTGGTTTTGCAGTTTTGATATTTTTTGTATTTCGGTATTGCACTTGTATGTGA
- a CDS encoding serine hydrolase domain-containing protein, with amino-acid sequence MNLKFLAFSKILFATVFVISLSFAGYLVGNNINQRVIGKSLAKHVISTSTVGKSSQLQTLLNEIVVEQKIPGAVMYITTPKGSWLGASGVNNLSTKTRMKPTDGFAIASMSKTFLAVVVLKLVEQGKIQLNRAIATYLPRDISPHIINSDKITVRQLLNHTSGVAEYLDTKKFIQATAKRSRSQPWTAREAIQYMYQEQPQANPGEKFIYTDCNYILLELIVENITKGTLAQAIRSQILKPLGLKHTFTELREPTIGEVATGYGDRNKDGKLDSYAKVNDGNGLGDGGLISTAEDLAKFAKALFVKKTLLSSNMIKEMLKFKDTGEGYSYGLGVERFSSPLAKAIGHSGTAYGFVTLLAYLPNQNTTIIVLLNNQNVDIKSVARTGLQVVENK; translated from the coding sequence ATGAACCTAAAATTTTTGGCTTTCAGCAAAATTTTATTTGCAACAGTCTTTGTAATTTCCCTTAGTTTTGCAGGATACCTAGTAGGGAATAACATTAATCAGAGAGTAATTGGAAAATCTCTTGCTAAACATGTCATATCTACCTCCACCGTAGGAAAAAGTTCTCAACTACAGACACTTTTAAATGAGATAGTTGTAGAACAGAAAATCCCTGGTGCAGTAATGTATATTACTACACCTAAAGGTTCTTGGTTGGGAGCATCTGGTGTCAATAACTTGTCAACTAAAACCCGGATGAAACCCACAGATGGTTTTGCCATTGCCAGTATGAGTAAAACTTTTCTGGCGGTGGTTGTGCTGAAATTAGTGGAGCAAGGGAAGATACAATTAAATCGGGCGATCGCAACCTATCTACCAAGAGACATCAGTCCTCATATTATCAACAGCGACAAAATTACAGTTCGTCAACTGCTCAACCACACCAGTGGTGTTGCTGAATACCTAGACACAAAAAAGTTTATTCAAGCTACTGCGAAAAGAAGTCGCTCACAGCCTTGGACAGCCAGAGAAGCTATTCAGTATATGTACCAGGAACAACCGCAGGCAAATCCCGGAGAAAAATTTATTTATACTGATTGTAACTACATTCTTTTGGAACTGATTGTTGAAAATATAACTAAGGGAACTCTTGCACAAGCAATCCGCAGTCAGATTTTAAAACCATTAGGATTAAAACATACCTTCACGGAATTGCGCGAACCGACAATTGGAGAAGTAGCTACAGGTTATGGCGATCGCAATAAGGATGGTAAGCTAGATAGCTACGCCAAAGTCAATGATGGCAATGGTTTAGGAGATGGTGGATTGATTTCAACAGCAGAGGATTTAGCCAAGTTCGCTAAAGCGTTATTTGTCAAAAAAACCTTACTTTCCTCGAACATGATCAAAGAAATGCTGAAATTTAAAGATACTGGCGAAGGCTATAGCTATGGGTTGGGTGTTGAACGGTTCTCATCTCCTTTGGCAAAAGCAATTGGGCATAGTGGTACAGCCTATGGCTTTGTAACATTGCTTGCATATCTCCCCAATCAAAATACCACCATAATAGTGTTGCTAAACAATCAGAATGTTGATATTAAATCAGTAGCTAGAACAGGTCTACAGGTTGTCGAGAATAAATGA
- a CDS encoding gluconeogenesis factor YvcK family protein, translating into MSIGFLRQALNALQKQSRSRTSYRVNQWFKWLSPGLSVKRWLLISVGGVLLTSLGLAIWIKLTPIFWMIELFKNFLGVITNFLPNYISGPLVLLGGLLLVLWGQTRTVSSITKVLRAEGGEELIDVLLAHHRLYRGPKIVVIGGGTGLSTLLRGLKTYSANITAIVTVADDGGSSGRLRQEFGVLPPGDIRNCLAALADEEKLLTELFQYRFRAGDGLTGHSFGNLFLTAMSDITGDLEQAVAASSKVLAVRGQVLPATLSDVRLWAELADGRRIDGESSIPKAGGKIVKIGCIPANPPAVPAAIKALKEADYIIIGPGSLYTSLIPNLLVPEIADAIAQTTAPRIYICNIMTQPGETEGYTVADHIRAIDAACGQRRLFDAVLIHKKPPSEQSLIRYAQQNSHPVFLDREAVTQLGRRIVAANVLYEDETGFVRHNPQKLAQVLLRWYGRAHHGR; encoded by the coding sequence ATGTCAATTGGTTTTCTCAGACAAGCCCTCAACGCCCTGCAAAAGCAGTCGCGCTCTCGTACTTCCTATCGGGTTAATCAGTGGTTCAAATGGTTATCCCCTGGACTATCGGTAAAACGTTGGTTGTTGATCAGTGTTGGGGGTGTACTGCTAACGAGTTTGGGGTTAGCTATTTGGATTAAGTTGACCCCAATTTTTTGGATGATCGAGTTGTTTAAGAATTTTCTGGGAGTAATCACCAACTTCTTACCCAACTATATAAGTGGGCCTTTGGTGCTGCTTGGCGGCTTGCTGTTAGTGCTTTGGGGGCAAACTCGCACTGTAAGCTCAATTACTAAGGTACTAAGAGCAGAAGGCGGAGAAGAACTTATCGATGTCTTGCTGGCACATCATCGATTGTACCGAGGGCCGAAAATAGTGGTAATTGGTGGGGGTACGGGACTTTCTACGTTGTTGAGGGGACTGAAAACCTACAGCGCTAATATTACTGCTATTGTGACTGTAGCCGATGATGGTGGATCTTCTGGGCGGTTGCGTCAAGAATTTGGAGTGCTACCACCAGGGGATATTCGTAATTGTTTGGCTGCACTAGCAGATGAAGAAAAGTTATTAACAGAATTGTTTCAATACCGCTTTCGGGCTGGAGATGGGTTGACAGGTCACAGTTTTGGCAATTTGTTTTTAACGGCAATGAGCGATATTACTGGAGATTTAGAACAAGCAGTTGCAGCCAGTTCCAAAGTGCTAGCGGTACGGGGACAAGTACTACCAGCAACTCTCAGTGATGTTCGCCTCTGGGCAGAATTAGCCGATGGTCGCCGCATTGATGGCGAGTCTAGCATTCCCAAAGCTGGCGGTAAAATTGTCAAAATTGGCTGCATTCCAGCTAATCCCCCGGCAGTCCCAGCAGCTATTAAGGCACTTAAAGAAGCTGATTACATCATTATTGGCCCAGGCAGTCTTTATACTAGCCTGATTCCTAATTTACTAGTACCAGAAATTGCCGATGCGATCGCTCAAACAACTGCCCCCCGTATTTATATCTGCAATATAATGACTCAACCAGGTGAAACCGAAGGCTATACTGTTGCCGATCACATCAGAGCAATTGATGCTGCTTGTGGGCAAAGACGGCTATTCGATGCTGTGCTAATACATAAAAAACCCCCTTCGGAGCAATCACTCATCCGCTACGCCCAACAAAACTCCCATCCCGTTTTCCTGGATAGAGAAGCCGTAACTCAGCTAGGGCGAAGGATTGTTGCAGCGAATGTTTTGTATGAAGATGAAACGGGTTTTGTCCGTCACAATCCACAGAAACTAGCACAAGTGTTGTTGCGGTGGTACGGTAGAGCTCATCATGGAAGATGA
- the fdhD gene encoding formate dehydrogenase accessory sulfurtransferase FdhD, with product MTPTKSKTKATVWVMEKGQVRSRLDHLTTEEPLEIRLAPFQKTVAVTMRTPGADFELAAGFLYSEGVVSRREDIRRISYCVDELVDGEQRHNIVNVELRDGLIPDLQPLERHFYTSSACGVCGKASLEALRLRGCPVIPPGPTVTPEIIYSLPDKLRAAQGIFTATGGLHAAATFDFQGQLLNLWEDVGRHNALDKLIGTALLSDDLPLNNCIVLVSGRSSFEILQKSTTAGVPIVCSVSAPSSLAVSVAKEFGITLIGFLRGERFNIYTGLQRINAAQEHGFNKEQIS from the coding sequence ATGACGCCAACTAAAAGCAAAACTAAAGCCACTGTTTGGGTAATGGAAAAAGGTCAAGTACGGTCTCGTTTAGATCATCTCACTACTGAGGAACCTTTAGAAATTCGTCTTGCCCCTTTCCAGAAGACGGTAGCTGTCACCATGCGGACACCAGGGGCAGATTTTGAACTAGCTGCTGGTTTTCTCTACAGTGAAGGAGTCGTTAGCCGCAGGGAAGATATCCGACGAATTAGCTACTGCGTAGATGAATTGGTAGATGGTGAGCAGCGGCATAACATCGTAAATGTAGAATTGCGGGATGGATTGATTCCAGATTTACAGCCTTTGGAGCGTCATTTCTACACTAGTAGCGCCTGTGGGGTGTGTGGTAAAGCTAGCCTTGAGGCTTTGCGTCTGCGGGGATGTCCAGTGATTCCTCCTGGCCCAACGGTAACACCTGAGATCATCTACAGCCTACCAGACAAGCTCCGGGCTGCTCAAGGTATCTTCACTGCTACAGGGGGTTTACACGCTGCGGCTACCTTCGATTTTCAAGGACAACTGTTAAACCTGTGGGAGGATGTTGGGCGACACAATGCTTTGGATAAATTGATCGGTACAGCTTTGCTCAGTGACGATTTGCCTTTAAATAATTGTATTGTCCTGGTCAGCGGCCGCTCTAGTTTTGAGATTTTACAAAAGTCTACCACTGCTGGAGTTCCCATTGTCTGTTCTGTTTCTGCTCCCAGTAGTTTAGCGGTGTCTGTCGCCAAGGAATTTGGGATTACCTTAATTGGATTCCTGCGTGGAGAACGGTTCAATATTTACACTGGTTTACAAAGAATAAACGCTGCACAGGAACACGGATTTAATAAAGAGCAAATTTCGTAG
- the tsaE gene encoding tRNA (adenosine(37)-N6)-threonylcarbamoyltransferase complex ATPase subunit type 1 TsaE has product MKIFLADAEAMLRLGITLSESLTPGSVILLEGDLGAGKTTLVQGIGKGLGIAEPIVSPTFTLINEYTEGRLPLYHLDLYRLEPQEVAALNLESYWEGVEVIPGIVAVEWAERLPYKPDSYLSVSLTYGHGGTRQVELIPFNCTISEVIAAI; this is encoded by the coding sequence ATGAAAATCTTTCTTGCAGATGCAGAGGCGATGCTACGCTTAGGTATTACTCTCAGTGAATCCCTAACTCCTGGCAGTGTAATTTTACTAGAAGGTGATTTAGGTGCTGGTAAAACTACCCTAGTTCAAGGTATTGGTAAGGGTTTGGGAATCGCTGAACCTATTGTCAGTCCCACTTTTACCCTGATTAATGAGTACACGGAAGGACGCCTCCCCCTTTACCATCTAGATCTATATCGCTTAGAACCACAAGAAGTTGCAGCCCTGAATTTAGAAAGTTACTGGGAAGGTGTTGAAGTCATACCAGGAATTGTGGCAGTTGAATGGGCGGAACGATTGCCCTACAAGCCAGATAGTTATCTAAGTGTGAGTTTGACTTATGGGCATGGGGGTACACGTCAAGTCGAACTTATACCATTCAATTGTACCATTAGCGAAGTCATTGCCGCGATTTAA
- a CDS encoding orange carotenoid protein N-terminal domain-containing protein, with the protein MTYTVDETTKPALESFKRFDVDTQLGLLWFGYLDLKEQLKPAPPQSVEVPAKTLFDLFLDLSHEEQLQAQRDIINGAANNISQTYNSLSPNAKLDVWLMLAQGMENGTIIPVPSEYQPPAETDEFVASIKKLEFEQRINFMLTAVQAMG; encoded by the coding sequence ATGACTTACACAGTTGATGAAACAACAAAACCAGCTTTAGAAAGTTTTAAACGCTTTGATGTAGATACTCAGCTAGGCTTACTTTGGTTCGGTTACCTCGATCTTAAAGAGCAGCTAAAGCCGGCACCTCCTCAAAGCGTAGAAGTTCCTGCTAAAACACTGTTTGACCTATTCCTGGACTTGTCTCATGAAGAGCAATTACAAGCACAACGCGACATTATTAATGGTGCAGCTAACAATATCAGCCAAACCTATAATAGTTTAAGTCCTAATGCCAAATTAGACGTTTGGCTGATGCTGGCACAAGGAATGGAGAATGGAACCATCATTCCAGTACCATCCGAGTATCAACCACCTGCTGAAACGGACGAATTTGTTGCATCGATCAAAAAACTAGAGTTTGAGCAGCGGATTAATTTCATGCTGACTGCTGTGCAAGCAATGGGTTAA